The following is a genomic window from Sporosarcina jeotgali.
CCCCTTCGTATTCTTCGCCATATAATGAATATCGACTGAACTGTTCCCAATCGAGTCGGCTTTTACATACACATCAATCGATTCGTCAAAAAACACCTGCTTCATATAATCACACTGCAAATCCGCCACAACCGGAATCCGCTCTCCCTTAGGATCCAGCCAATCATTCATCAAGCCTAAGCTTTTCAAATAATCAATCCGTGCCTGCTCAAAATACGCAAACGTCACGGTATTATTCAAATGCCCAAACATATCGGTCTCCGAAAATCGAACTCGCATAGGCGCTGAAAATCGAAACCCGGCTTCCCACTCTTCAAAATTCTCAATATAACTCTGCTTCATTCTATTCTCCCCCAGTTCAATAAGTGAATCATCATTCATTCTTTGATTATATCAAACAACTCAGACAATAAGTAGCGAAACCCTGCAAGGGATTTTTAGAGTTCATTCCAACAAAAAAAGCCCGGAAAATCAGCTCTCGCTGAATTTCCAGGCAGTTTTCTAGCAGACATCAGTCTACCATATGGTCACTTCCGAAGAAGTTCTTAAACATCTGTACAGTTGTCGCACGGTTCATCGCCGCAATTGACGTCGTCAAAGGAATTCCTTTTGGACACGCAACTACACAGTTCTGTGAGTTGCCGCACTCTGCAATTCCTCCATCCGTCATCAATGCTGCCAAGCGCTCGTCCTTGTTCTGTGCACCCGTTGGATGGGTATTGAACAAACGAACTTGTGAAAGCGCGAATGGTCCCATGAAGTTCGTGCTGTCGTTCACATTCGGGCATGCCTCAAGACATACACCGCAAGTCATACATTTTGAAAGTTCATATGCCCACTGGCGCTTACGCTCAGGCATACGCGGACCTTCACCAAGATCATACGTACCATCGATTGGAATCCATGCTTTGATTTTCTTAAGAGAATCGAACATGCCTTCACGATCGACAACCAAGTCACGAACGACTGGGAATGTACGCATCGGCTCTAATTTAATAGGCTGTGTCAACTGATCAACCAGCGCAGTACATGACTGGCGCGGACGTCCATTGATAACCATTGAACATGCTCCGCAAACTTCTTCCAGACAGTTCATGTCCCAGTTAATCGGCGTAGTCTTTTCACCATTTTTATTCACTGGGTTCCGTCGGATTTCCATGAGTGCAGAAATGACGTTCATGTTGGGCTTATATGGGATTTCGAAAGATTCCATGTACGGTGCAGATTCAGGTGTATCTTGCCGCTGGATATCGAATAGAATTGTTTTACCTGGTGCTGTTTGTTCTTGTACAGCAGTTTGTTGTTCGCTCACTTCTGTCAGTCTCCTTTCGATAGGGAATTATCGACTTACGATTTAGAATAATCGCGTTTACGAGGTGGAATCAAAGAAATGTCTACATCTTCATACGTTAAGATTGGTGCAGATTCTCCGTCGAACGTCGCAATTGTCGTTTTCAAGAAGTTTTCATCATCACGTTCTGGGAAATCAGGCTTGTAGTGCGCACCGCGGCTCTCGTTACGGTTAAGCGCACCGAGCGTAATCACGCGAGCTAGATACAACATGTTCTTTAACTGACGAGTAAATGTCGCACCTTGGTTTGACCACTGTTGCGTATCCGTCATATCGATGTTTTCCCAACGCTCAAGCAATTCAAGGATCTTTTTATCTGTCGCTTCCAACTTATCGTTGTAACGAACAACCGTTACGTTCTCAGTCATGAGTTCACCAAGTTCGCGGTGAATTACATACGCGTTCTCAGTACCCTTCATGTTAAGAATTGCATCCCACTTCTCTTGCTCTTCTTTCACAGCGTCGTCAAATATTTTAGAAGGCATGTCATCTGCAGAGTGCTTCAGACCCTTCATATACTTAACGGCTTCTGGTCCAGCAAGCATTCCGCCATAGATCGCAGAAAGCAATGAGTTCGCGCCTAGACGGTTACCGCCGTGTTGCGAGTAATCACATTCACCAGCAGCAAACAATCCTGGGATTGAAGTATGCTGTTCGTAATCGACCCATAGTCCGCCCATTGAATAGTGAACTGCCGGGAAGATTTTCATCGGAACTTTACGTGGGTCATCCCCAGTAAACTTCTCATAAATCTCAATGATTCCGCCAAGCTTAACATCAAGCTCATGTGGATCTTTGTGGGACAAGTCCAGATAAACCATGTTTTCACCGTTGATACCAAGGCGCTGGTTCACACACACGTCAAAGATTTCACGCGTTGCAACATCACGCGGCACAAGGTTACCGTAAGCTGGATATTTTTCCTCTAGGAAGTACCAAGGCTTACCGTCTTTATAAGTCCAAATCCGGCCGCCTTCACCACGGGCAGATTCACTCATAAGACGAAGTTTGTCGTCTCCAGGAATTGCTGTCGGGTGAATCTGGATGAATTCGCCGTTTGCATATTTCGCACCTTGTTGATAAACGATAGATGCCGCTGAACCTGTATTGATCACAGAGTTTGTTGACTTACCAAAGATGATTCCTGGTCCGCCTGTTGCCATAATGACAGCGTCGCCAGGGAAAGCTTTGATTTCCATCGTTCTAAGGTTTTGTGCTTTAATACCGCGGCAAACCCCTTCGTCATCTATAATAACGCCAAGGAATTCCCAGTGTTCGTATTTCTGAACGAGACCTGCAACCTCTTGCGCACGAACTTGCTCGTCCAATGCGTAAAGGAGCTGCTGCCCAGTAGTTGCACCTGCATAAGCGGTACGGTGGTGCATTGTTCCGCCAAAACGACGGAAGTCAAGAAGACCTTCTGGTGTACGGTTGAACATAACACCCATCCGGTCGAGTAAGTGGATAATACCAGGAGCCGCATCTGCCATCGCTTTAACTGGTGGCTGGTTCGCTAGGAAGTCGCCTCCGTAAATCGTATCGTCAAAGTGGATCCATGGTGAATCTCCTTCACCCTTCGTGTTCACGGCGCCGTTAATACCGCCTTGCGCACAAACGGAGTGAGAACGCTTTACAGGAACGAGGGAAAACAAGTCTACTCCTACGCCTTCTTCTGATGCTTTGATGGTCGCCATGAGGCCGGCTAGACCGCCGCCAACGACAATCACTCTACCTTTTGACATTATTGTTTCACTCCTCAAAGTTTACATAATAACGTATTATTTCTTATGCGAATGCGAATAGTGCGCGCATTCCAATTACAGAAAGTACTACGAAGATAATAAGCGTTACCCAAGTAACGATTTTTTGTGAGCGTGGTGATTGTGCCAATCCCCAAGTAACTAGGAATGACCAAACGCCGTTCGCCAAGTGGAATGTAGCCGCAAGAATACCAAGTGCGTAGAAGACGATCATGAATGGATTAGAGAAAATATCCGCCATCATGTCAAAGTTGACTTCTGCACCGAATAATTTTTGGATACGTGTTTCATAAATGTGCCATGCAATGAAGATGACAAGGAATACACCTGTTATGCGCTGCAACATGAACATCCAGTTACGGAATGTTCCATATCGTTGCACGTTGTTTTTCGAAGTAAATGCTAAATACACTCCGTAAAACGCGTGGAACATGAGCGGTATGTAGATGACGAACCATTCCAGGAAATAAATGAACGGCAGGTTTTCAATGAAATGCGCCGCAGTGTTAAATGATTCAGCACCTCTTGTTGCAAAATGGTTAATGATCAAGTGTTGCGTCACGAACAAACCAATCGGAATAATTCCAAGCAATGAATGCAAGCGGCGCCAGTAAAACTCTGATTCTCTCACCAAGTGATTTACCCTCCCTTATTTATGAGCCGGATGTCTGATTCTGCCTGATAAAACCCCAAGCGAATGTTTGACGGTCCGTCTCTTCATGTTACAATATAATAACATGTACATTGTACTCCTCCATATTGGGAAGGTCAAGGTGACTTACTTGTCTGATTGACCTTTAGTTGCAAATCTTACGACATACCATTTAGAGGGAATTTGATAGATATGAAAGGGATGCTCGCGTTTTGGCACACGAAACAACTGGAGAGCCGACACGATTCGGCTACGAACTACTGAGAGACCATGTAATTCCCGGCATTCTCGGAAAACATGAAGATGACATTTTGTATTGGGCCGGAAAAGAGATTGCCCGGAAGTTCCCTGTCTTTTCCACAGATGAAATTCCTGATTTTTTTAACGAAGCCGGCTGGGGCGAGTTGAGTTTAGCAAGTTCAGGCAAGGAAGAAGCAGATTATCAATTATCAGAACGGATCATTTCTCCTGCCACCAAGGATTCCTACCACTTAGAATCCGGCTTCATTGCCGAGCAATATCAAATTGCGAATGGCTGCTTAACGGAATGTTACGGTTCACGAGATGAAAAAACGGGACAAATTGTCTTGCAGGTACGCTGGGATGAAACCTTTAAAATTGAAAAGAAATAACTGACTGGAGAATGAGCAATGGCTCATTCTTCAGTTTTTTTGTGCGGATCAGTCTTTATGAGATGCGTGCGATGCGATTAGGTCTTCTTTGAAATTGAATTGCTTCGCATGGCGAAGCTCACATTATAAGGTCTTGATTTTGATTGGTTAAGGTCACTTTTTCGCGAGTTGAGATTGGAATTCACCTAGAGTCTCGCCGCGGGATATGGGCTGTGTGTGGTTATGATCGCTTTCCCGGGGGTTATGGTTCTTACGCGAAAACGGGGAGTATCCCTCTAACCTATTACGTCTTAAATGATTACTTTTTGAAAATAATTACAGGTGATACAATACTCTCTTTTCCAAGACCCTAAAGCTTGCTCGACCATACATTAACCGCTTAAGTGTCTTTAACCGATTGACATTTCCCTCTGTCGGACCATTGCTCCAATGCAAACGTATCCCAAGCAGAATGGCATCTAAATCATTTTTCACTCCTTGGAAAAACGATTGGATAGATTTATTTTCAAAACCCTTATGATTTTCTATCCATTGTGGCAATTGGTCAGCTGCTTTTTCTTTGATCAATGATCGAAATGAATGAATCAATTTACTTAATTCTTTTATTTGAGGAAATGTAGACAAAAAATCTGGATAGAAGCTTTGTAGTTCTTCAAGAACGTCTTCATTATCAGGATTCCATAATAACCGTAAGGTCTTTTGCCGAAAAGACAGACCCGGGGTTTCCAAGTTAGCAGAGCGATTACGTGCGCTTGTAATCATTCCAGTCAATGTATCCAGGGATCCAGTATATCCTTGAGATCGGCATGTCTCCTCAATTTGGTCGGAACTCATTTTATCTTTCACCAGTGAAGAAACCAAGGGATATTAGGCGGTATCGGGCGAAGCACGTTCCTCATAAGGAGACACTGTCTGATTTAAGTCGGAGTAGACAGTGTTCCTTACAACACCGAGTTTCCGTGCGATCGTTGCGACACGATATCCCTCTGAAAATAACTGCTGGGATTGTTGAATACGCTGCCATCTTTCTTCAGACCGGTTCCATGGAACCGAATCAGATTCTTGAGCTAAAGTCGTTTCAACTTTTTTATCCACGGTTATAGAAGATGCGTTCCACTTCCTAGGGATACACGAATAAATGGCTTTTTTTGACGCTTCGAACAGCTGATGAAGTACATGCCAGCGATCAGCCACCTGCTGAATAGTAGGCGAAGCATCATGAACTGCCTTGGCATACCCTCTTGATCCGTCCCGAGTAATAAGACAGATTTCCGGATGGCCTAAAAGCCACTTCGTGACTTCCGCTGAATCTCGTGTCGGTATCAACCCTAGCGGCTTGTTTGTCTCCAAATCAATAAAAATCGTTCCATAAGATAGACGCTTCTTGAACGCGAAGTCATCAATTCCTACAAAAGGGAGAGCCCTCAGGGTTCTCTGGGGTAAATGATTTGTTTTTTATGGATCGTAAAATCGTGTCATGACTGACTGGAATGTGAAGAGAGCGGCAGATCTTTTCCGCAGCTAGGCAACTCGTCGAAAAACCAATAGTCTCAATTACTCTTTCTAATCGTTCTGTTCTTCTGTGATAAGGTTGTAGCCATGGGATTCGCTCAGTGAAAACCCGTGCGTTACACTCGGTATTTTCGCAGAACCATTTACTTGTAATCACCTGAATTTCGACCGGAGTATCCGCATTAGCTAAATCTTTCACCAATCGAGTGTATCGGCTATGGCGACGATGGGAAGTTGCCTGGCACTTTGGGCATTTGGAAGAACTAGAACGAAGTTCAATAATAAGAAAAATCACATCATCTGTCTGTTTGAAATACAAGAGTTGATCTTTTTCTATGAACGGAAGTGTTAAATTCGTTAGCAATTCCATAGGGAGCCACCCTTTCGTTTTTTCTAAAACTATACCCAGAAAATGACGAAATGAAGCCTCCCCAAACCACCGTAAGAACCGGGGTTATGATCATATTTACTGGGTTATGAGCGTTTTTTTGTGGGTATGATCACTTTTCCCGGGTTATGATCACCTTTTGTGATTTATGAGCGCAATGTTGTGGTTATGATCACTTTGCTGACTTTTATGAGCACTCCTCCTTCAATACGCAGCGGAGGGAGGAATAGCGAATTCATTTCAACTAAAAATTCGCCATTCACGTTTCTTCTTGATCACTAATTGCTTCGCATGGCGAAGCTCACATTATAAGGTCTTGATTTTGATTGGTTAAGGTCACTTTTTCGCGAGTTGAGATTGGAATTCACCTAGAGTCTCGCCGCGGGATATGGGCTGTGTGTGGTTATGATCGCTTTCCCGGGGGTTATGATCATATTTACTGGGTTATGAGCGTTTTTTTGTGGGTATGATCACTTTGCTGACTTTTATGAGCACATACCTGGTTTTTAGAAACAGCTCCTATGCGGCACTATTATAATAGAAACAACTCTGTCCATATCATGGAAAAAACGGACCAGTGGCCCGTTTTTTTAGTCGCTTGCCGGCTCGGCAGGCTTATTCTTTTCAGCGAAATATTCAGCAACCGATTCAGCAACAGCTGCAGGGAGTCCGGCTTCTATCAGCTGCTCTTTTGATGCAACTTTAATTTTCTTTACTGAGCCAAAGTGCTTCAGCAATTTCTGCTTTCGCTTCGGTCCAACTCCAGGTAGCCCGTCAAGCGCAGATACAAGCGATCCTGTATCGCGGCGCTGCCTGTGGAATGTGATGGCAAAACGGTGGACTTCATCCTGGATTCGCTGCAGTAAATAGAATGCCTCACTTGAACGCTTCAGCGGAATGAGTTCAGGAGGAGATCCATACAACAATTGTGCAGTTTGGTGCTTGTCGTCTTTCGCGAGGCCGGCAATCGGAATGGAAAGTCCCAATTCATCCTCAACTACTTCCCTTGCAATCCCCATCTGCCCTTTTCCGCCATCTATGACAATCAAATCGGGCAATGGCAAATTGTCTTTCAGCACACGCGTATAACGCCGGCGTATGACTTCTCGCATAGCACCGTAATCGTCATGCGCAGCTGCGGTTTTTGTCTTGTATTTGCGGTAATCTTTTCGATTCGGCTTTCCATCGACGAAAGAGACCATTGCTGAAACCGGCTCTACTCCGTGTGTGTGAGAGTTATCAAACGCTTCGATGCGCAGCGGAATTGAAATGTTCATGGCATCACTCAACTCTTCACAAGCTCCAATCGTGCGTTCTTCTTGCCGGTCGATCAGCTGGAACTTTTGCTTCAACGAAATGGAGGCATTCTTATTAGCCAGCTGCACCAAATCTTTTTTCTTCCCGCGCTGCGGAATGTAGACATGGATATCCAGCAATTGCTCAACGATTTCCTGATCAATTCCAGGAGGCAACAACACTTCGCTCGGTTTAATATGCGATAGCTTGCTATAAAACTGCCCGATGAATGTCAGCAATTCTTCTTCTGGATCTCGGTACACCGGAAATAGCGAAACATCTCGCTCTATCAGCTTTCCTTGGCGTACGAAAAATACTTGAACGCACATCCAGCCTTTTTCAACAGCATAGCCAAAAATATCTCGATCCTTAAAATCATGCATCGTCATCGTCTGTTTTTCCATAACGGTTTCAATGTTTGAAATTTGATCGCGATATTCTGTTGCTCGTTCAAACTCAAGACTTTCAGCAGCATCATTCATCTTTTGAGTGAGCTCTTTTTTCATGCTCTTATAGCCGCCATTCAAGAAACGGGCGATATCATCGGTCATTTCTTTGTAGGTCTCTTTAGATACATCATACACACAGGGTGCCAGACATTGACCCAGATGATAGTACAGACAAACCCGATCTGGAAGTGTATGGCACTTGCGATATGGATACAACCGGTCTAACAGTTTCTTCGTTTCTGTTGCTGCCGTCACGTTCGGATAGGGGCCGAAATAGCGGCCTTTATCTTTCTTTACAATACGGGTAACGATTAGTTTAGGATGACGTTCCGCTGTCAGCTTCAAATACGGATACGTTTTATCATCTTTCAGCATGATGTTGTATTTAGGATCGTATTGTTTGATTAAATTCAGCTCAAGAATCAGCGCCTCAATGTCAGACGATGTAATAATCGTTTCAAAGTCTTCAATTTCAGTCACAAGCCGTTGTGTTTTCGCATCATGGGAGCCCGTGAAATAACTGCGGACGCGATTTTTTAAAACTTTTGCTTTACCCACATAAATCACAGTCCCCTGCCGGTCTTTCATCATATAACAGCCCGGCATATCAGGAAGAATCGCGAGCTTATTTTGGATTAATTCATTCATCTTAAATCACCTGCCAAAAAAACCGGGTTCCTCTAGAAAAGGGACCCGGTTCAGGATAGTAAACTTATGCGTGCTGCTCAACCAATTTAGCGAGCTCTTCTTTCGGACGGAAGCCAACCACTTTATCAACAGTCTCGCCGTTTTTCATAACGAGCAATGTTGGGATTGACATGATTCCGAATTTGCTTGCTGTTTCTTGGTTATCGTCTACGTTTACTTTAACGATTTTTGCTTTCCCTTCGATTTCGCCATCCAATTCTTCTAGAACTGGAGCAATCATTTTACAAGGTCCGCACCACGGTGCCCAAAAATCAACAAGTACTACACCATCATTAGTTTTTTCTGTGAAATCTGCATCTGTTGCATTTAAAATAGCCATTGGGTAAGTCCTCCTTTATAGGTAACAACTATGAAGTCATTATAGCATGCAGCTTTTGAACAGGCGAAATATCTGCCTACTCCTGCTGCTGCGCTACTTCACTTCAGATAGGTAAGAGCAGAAGTGACTTCTTCACTTCTGCTCTTATTGTCAGTACCCTATTTCATACTCTGATTAAACAGCAGGTGAACCTTTTAGTTTCTTAACTTCTTCAATCATCATTGGAACGACTTCAAATAGGTCGCCTACGATTCCGTAGTCCGCTACTTTGAAGATGTTCGCTTCAGGATCTTTGTTAATCGCAACGATAACTTTTGAGTTCGACATACCAGCCATGTGCTGGATTGCGCCTGAGATTCCGACAGCAATGTACAAATCAGGTGTTACAACTTTGCCTGTTTGTCCGATTTGCAGTGAGTAATCACAGTAATCCGCGTCACATGCACCGCGTGAAGCTCCAACAGCTCCGCCAAGTAAGTGTGCAAGCTCGTCAAGCGGTTTGAATCCGTCTTCACTCTTCACGCCGCGGCCGCCAGCGATAATTACTTTCGCTTCTGACAAATCTACACCTTCCGTAGATTTACGAACAACGTTTGCAATAACAGAACGAAGATTTGTAATATCGACCGTTAATGATGAAACGTCGCCTGTGCGGCTTTCATCTTTTGCAAGCGGTTCGATGTTGTTCGGACGGATCGTAATGAATAGAAGTCCGCCTTTGCTTTGAACTTTTTCAAATGCTTTTCCTGAATAGATCGGGCGGATGAATTCAGCTGCATCGCCTTCTCCTTCAATCTTAGTTACATCCGAGATAAGACCAGAGCTTAATTTACTTGCCAGTTTTGGAGAAAGGTCTTTCCCCATTGCCGTATGGCCCAATACAATTGCGTCTGGCTTTTCTTGCTCATAGACTGCCATGAACGCTTGACTGTAGCCGTCAGACGTATATTGCTTCAAGTGCGGGTGTTCAACTGTAACAACGCGATCTGCCCCGTATTGAACCATTTCTTGAGCTAAATTTTCAACAGAGTCCCCAAGGAGAACAGCGGTAACTGTTCCGCCTCCTGAAATTGTTTTTGCTGCAGCAATCGTTTCAAATGAGACGTTGCGCAGTTCGCCTTCACGAGCTTCGCCAAGTACTAATACATTTTTAGACATATAGAGTCCCTCCTAGAACGGTTTAAGTTGCCGGTATTATATGACTTTCGCTTCTTTGTTCAATAAGTTTACCAATTCGCTTACCTGATCCGAGATATCGCCTTCAAGAACTCGTCCAGCTGCCTTTTCAGGCGGCATGAAGATGTCTACTGTTTTTGTTTTCGCTTCAACATCGTCTTCATCAAGATCCAGATCATCCAATTCCAATTCTTCAAGAGGCTTTTTCTTCGCCTTCATGATTCCTGGAAGAGATGGGTAACGCGGCTCGTTCAATCCTTGTTGAGCTGTTACGAGCAGCGGCAATGATGTTTCGATTGTTTCAGAGTCTCCTTCAACGTCACGGACAAGTGTTGCGGATGTCCCGTCGATTTTCAACTCAGTAATTGTTGTGACATAGTTAATGCCGAGAAGTTCAGCGACACGCGGTCCGACTTGACCAGAACCGCCGTCAATCGCCACGTTTCCTGCGATAATCAAATCCGCATCTTTGTCTTTTAAGTATTCAGAGATAATTTTAGCTGCTGAGAATTCATCCATCTCATCCAGATCATCCTCCGTGTTGATCAATACCGCTTTGTCTGCGCCCATAGCAAGTGCAGTACGGAGCTGCTTTTCAGCGTCTTCTCCTCCAATTGAAAGGACTGTTACTTCACCGCCGTGTTCGTCACGGACTTGAATCGCTTCTTCAACAGCATACTCGTCGTATGGGTTGATGATGAACTCCGCGCCATCCTCCTGGATCGCACCGTTCTTTACAACAATCTTTTCCTCTGTGTCAAATGTACGTTTTACTAAAGCATAAATGTTCATACTGCAGACCTCCTTGACGTATTATCGTCCATTAAATTTAGGTTCACGTTTTTCTATGAATGCTTGAATGCCTTCTTTGGCATCTTCTGATACAAATACTTCGCCAAACGAATTTGCTTCTGCCTCGACGCCCTTATGATAGGAATCGTCTTTGGTGAATTGAAGCATAGCCAATGCAGCTTTCATTGCTACAGGACTTTTCTTAGCTATTTTGTGTGCAATTGCCATCGTTTCGGATAGCAGCACGTCTTCAGCAAAGACGCGGTTCGCGAGTCCCCATTTCACAGCTTCCAGTCCCGTAATCGGATCGCTCGTCAGCAGCATTTCAGCTGCTTTCGCTTTCCCAACGTACCCTGGAAGTCTTTGTGTTCCAGCGAAGCCGGGAATCAGGCCAAGCTGCAACTCTGGTAGACCGAGTTTTGCGTTTTCAGTGACAAAACGCATGTGACAAGCCATTGCAAGTTCGAGTCCTCCACCCAATGCTGCGCCGTGAATCGCTGCGATCACCGGTTTGTGGTAGGTTTCTAACTGGTCGAAGATGCGTTGACCGTCTGCTGACAGTTTTGAGAACTCCGCTCCTGAAGTGACCGTTGTAAATTCTTTAATGTCGGCTCCCGCAGAGAAGAACTTCCCTTCTCCGTGCAAGACGATGACTCGTACTTCGTCAATGTCTTTCAGTTGTTCTAGCAAGTCGCCAACTTCTAGAATGAGCGCTCTTGAGAGTGCGTTTGCAGGGGGACGGTTGATTGTTGCGACGGCGACCCCTTGGTCAATTGAGACTTTCAAAAAATCCATGTCATCCCATCCTTTTTCAGTACGGTTTGCTGTGATGATTTTTAAAATGGAAGCGCCTTCAATGATAGCATACTAGTTTATTAAAAATAAAGACTTACCACTTTGTTGCGACAATTTGGTGTAAATATAGATGTTTAACTAGGTTGATTTCCACTCCAGATGGACGCGGGCCTACAGGATGTAGGTCACACAACCGTTGCGGCACGATGCCGCGAACTTAGGTTGTTTCCATTTGCATCCCTCCGGAGACGCCATCTTCCGTTACAATCAACGGATTCATATTAGCAAAACAATAATTTTCAATCTTGAAGTTAAACCAGTTACCCTTTCATTCCAGATAGCAGCAGTTTGTGCACTCTTGGAGCCAGTTCAACCAAATCATATTTCTGGTCGTTCATGACCCAGGAGGTTGTGGTTTCGTCGATTGTGCCGAAGACCATTTGTCTTGCGAGCCGGATGTCCAGGTCCGCCGGGAATTCACCGCTGTCGATTCCTTCTCTCAGCAAAGCATCCAGCAAAGTAAGATATTCTTTTAATACCTCGTTAATGCGAAAACGCAGTTCTTTACTGGATTGGCGCAGCTCCAGCTGGGTGACAATCGCTAAGTTGCGATCATCGTGAAGCACTTTAAAATGATTTTCGATCATTTTATAAAGCTTATCGGACGCGGGTAAATCCATTTCCAATATTTCTTTTACGTAGTCTGCAAAAACAGCCATCTTCTCCTGGAATACCGAAATGAGGATGTCTTCTTTGTTTTTGAAGTACAAGTAAATGGTTCCGTCTGCGACGCCTGCTTCTTTTGCGATTTTAGATACTTGTGCTTGGTGGTAGCCATTCTGCGCGATTATCGACACAGCGGCATCCACGATTTTTTTATACTTCGGTTTTTCACGCTTCAGTTTCTCTCACCACCATAAAAAAGAAAATATGAATGATGGTTCATTCATATTTTCATATTAATAGCTATTCAGTTTTTAGTCAAGTATTTTGTCAGGAAGTAAGCTGCTCCTGCTGGTTTTGTTCTGCTTTCTTTTTCTCTTCATCTACCAGAGCTCTTCGCAAAATTTTCCCCACAGCCGTTTTAGGAAGCTCATCTCTGAATTCATAGATACGCGGAATTTTAAATGACGCGATATTTGCCCTGCAATACGTATCCAATTCTTCTTCGGTCAATGAATACCCTTCTTTTAAGACAATATACGCTTTTACAGTCTCCCCTCGATAGGGATCTGGGACACCGGCGACGACACATTCTTGAATGGCTTCATTTTCATACAGCACTTCTTCAATTTCACGCGGTGAAATGTTGAATCCGCTTGCGATAATCATATCTTTTTTACGGTCCACCACATAGAAAAATCCGTCTTCATCCATATAGCCGAGGTCCCCTGTTAAGAACCAGCCTTCGCGGAAGGTTTCCTGTGTTTCTTCAGGACGATTCCAGTACCCTGTCATCACTTGAGGTCCTTTAATCGCAATCTCACCCACTTCTCCGGGTTTCATAGGCTCCGCTGAATCTGGAGGCAAGATAGCTGCATCTGTGTTTGGCCACGGAACACCAATTGAACCGCGCTTCCGCTGTCCTTCCCACACAAAGTTTGCAATTGCTACTGGAGACGTTTCCGTTAACCCGTATCCTTCAACGAGTTTGCCTCCAGTCACTTTTTCGAACTTCTCTTGGACGTCCACAGGAAGAGCTGCCGAACCGCTCAAGCATGCTTTAATGGACGACAAATCATACTTCGCAACATCTGGATGGTTGAGTAAGCCAATATAGATTGTCGGCGCTCCAGGGAATAAGGTTGGCTTCTGTTTATCGATTTCTTTCAACGCTGTCTTGAAATCAAATTTCGGGATCAATACCATTTTGTTGCCGCACATGACGGAGAATATTAAGACCGTCGTCATGCCGTATACATGGAAGAACGGTAAGATTCCCATGGCAACTTCTTCGCCTTCTTTGGATTTGTACAGCCACGCGTTACACATTTCCGCATTCGCAATCAGATTCTTATGCGTGAGCATAACACCTTTCGGAGGCCCAGTCGTGCCGCCTGTGTATTGAAGCAA
Proteins encoded in this region:
- a CDS encoding transposase; protein product: MKDKMSSDQIEETCRSQGYTGSLDTLTGMITSARNRSANLETPGLSFRQKTLRLLWNPDNEDVLEELQSFYPDFLSTFPQIKELSKLIHSFRSLIKEKAADQLPQWIENHKGFENKSIQSFFQGVKNDLDAILLGIRLHWSNGPTEGNVNRLKTLKRLMYGRASFRVLEKRVLYHL
- a CDS encoding YslB family protein: MAHETTGEPTRFGYELLRDHVIPGILGKHEDDILYWAGKEIARKFPVFSTDEIPDFFNEAGWGELSLASSGKEEADYQLSERIISPATKDSYHLESGFIAEQYQIANGCLTECYGSRDEKTGQIVLQVRWDETFKIEKK
- a CDS encoding acyl-CoA thioesterase, which gives rise to MKQSYIENFEEWEAGFRFSAPMRVRFSETDMFGHLNNTVTFAYFEQARIDYLKSLGLMNDWLDPKGERIPVVADLQCDYMKQVFFDESIDVYVKADSIGNSSVDIHYMAKNTKGEVVFTGRGAMVQISKKTGSGAAWTEEEKELFFERTRN
- the sdhA gene encoding succinate dehydrogenase flavoprotein subunit; the protein is MSKGRVIVVGGGLAGLMATIKASEEGVGVDLFSLVPVKRSHSVCAQGGINGAVNTKGEGDSPWIHFDDTIYGGDFLANQPPVKAMADAAPGIIHLLDRMGVMFNRTPEGLLDFRRFGGTMHHRTAYAGATTGQQLLYALDEQVRAQEVAGLVQKYEHWEFLGVIIDDEGVCRGIKAQNLRTMEIKAFPGDAVIMATGGPGIIFGKSTNSVINTGSAASIVYQQGAKYANGEFIQIHPTAIPGDDKLRLMSESARGEGGRIWTYKDGKPWYFLEEKYPAYGNLVPRDVATREIFDVCVNQRLGINGENMVYLDLSHKDPHELDVKLGGIIEIYEKFTGDDPRKVPMKIFPAVHYSMGGLWVDYEQHTSIPGLFAAGECDYSQHGGNRLGANSLLSAIYGGMLAGPEAVKYMKGLKHSADDMPSKIFDDAVKEEQEKWDAILNMKGTENAYVIHRELGELMTENVTVVRYNDKLEATDKKILELLERWENIDMTDTQQWSNQGATFTRQLKNMLYLARVITLGALNRNESRGAHYKPDFPERDDENFLKTTIATFDGESAPILTYEDVDISLIPPRKRDYSKS
- a CDS encoding transposase, whose translation is MRALPFVGIDDFAFKKRLSYGTIFIDLETNKPLGLIPTRDSAEVTKWLLGHPEICLITRDGSRGYAKAVHDASPTIQQVADRWHVLHQLFEASKKAIYSCIPRKWNASSITVDKKVETTLAQESDSVPWNRSEERWQRIQQSQQLFSEGYRVATIARKLGVVRNTVYSDLNQTVSPYEERASPDTA
- the sdhB gene encoding succinate dehydrogenase iron-sulfur subunit, with translation MLFDIQRQDTPESAPYMESFEIPYKPNMNVISALMEIRRNPVNKNGEKTTPINWDMNCLEEVCGACSMVINGRPRQSCTALVDQLTQPIKLEPMRTFPVVRDLVVDREGMFDSLKKIKAWIPIDGTYDLGEGPRMPERKRQWAYELSKCMTCGVCLEACPNVNDSTNFMGPFALSQVRLFNTHPTGAQNKDERLAALMTDGGIAECGNSQNCVVACPKGIPLTTSIAAMNRATTVQMFKNFFGSDHMVD
- a CDS encoding succinate dehydrogenase cytochrome b558 subunit, whose product is MVRESEFYWRRLHSLLGIIPIGLFVTQHLIINHFATRGAESFNTAAHFIENLPFIYFLEWFVIYIPLMFHAFYGVYLAFTSKNNVQRYGTFRNWMFMLQRITGVFLVIFIAWHIYETRIQKLFGAEVNFDMMADIFSNPFMIVFYALGILAATFHLANGVWSFLVTWGLAQSPRSQKIVTWVTLIIFVVLSVIGMRALFAFA